A region of Mycteria americana isolate JAX WOST 10 ecotype Jacksonville Zoo and Gardens chromosome 11, USCA_MyAme_1.0, whole genome shotgun sequence DNA encodes the following proteins:
- the LOC142415786 gene encoding secreted frizzled-related protein 5-like isoform X2, with the protein MVTAHRRHPSRLGGPWLLGLLARLLLCSSPGAWASYLRRSSSCTPIPHHMALCYDIGYSEMRIPNLLEHETMPEVIQQSSSWLPLLARECHPDARIFLCSLFAPICLDRLIYPCRSLCEAVKRSCAPVMACYGYPWPEILNCNKFPADHELCIAAVSTDENSSSRRMPRASCKDCELEEASTAREILENLCANDFAVKIRILRKNVTTTISDFDLDPSRVEVLKHGPLLRTEIPARLQQWLDIDATCVHNIMRGTHAGVFVVSGEVQSDKVVVNKAYAWQKKNRNLHQAVRRWKHHRCPEQAGRKV; encoded by the exons ATGGTCACGGCCCACCGCAGGCACCCCTCGAGGCTGGGTGGCCCATGGCTGCTGGGTCTCCTGGCacgcctgctgctctgcagctctccaggaGCCTGGGCGAGCTACCTGAGGAGATCCTCCAGCTGCACGCCCATTCCACATCACATGGCCTTGTGCTACGATATTGGCTACTCTGAGATGAGGATTCCTAACCTGCTGGAGCACGAGACCATGCCAGAAGTGATCCAGCAGTCTTCCAGCTGGCTGCCCTTGCTGGCCAGGGAATGCCACCCGGATGCTAGGAttttcctctgctccctctttGCACCAATCTGCTTGGACAG gctcaTCTACCCCTGCCGCAGCCTGTGCGAAGCCGTCAAGAGAAGCTGCGCACCCGTCATGGCTTGTTACGGCTACCCCTGGCCCGAAATCCTGAACTGCAACAAGTTTCCTGCAGATCATGAACTGTGCATCGCGGCAGTCTCCACAGATGAAAATTCCTCGAGCAGGAGAA TGCCCCGAGCCAGCTGCAAGGACTGTGAGCTTGAGGAGGCCAGCACTGCCAGGGAGATCCTGGAAAACCTCTGTGCCAATGATTTTG CAGTGAAAATCCGAATCCTGAGGAAGAACGTGACCACGACCATCTCGGACTTCGACCTGGACCCCTCCAGGGTGGAGGTCCTGAAGCATGGCCCGCTCCTCAGAACCGAAATCCCCGCCAGGCTCCAGCAGTGGCTGGACATAGATGCTACCTGTGTCCACAACATCATGAGAGGCACTCACGCAGGGGTCTTCGTTGTAAGTGGCGAAGTACAAAGTGACAAAGTGGTGGTGAACAAGGCCTACGCCTGGCAGAAGAAGAACAGGAACCTGCACCAGGCGGTGCGGAGGTGGAAACATCACCGCTGCCCTGAACAGGCTGGCCGGAAGGTCTGA
- the NDUFAF3 gene encoding NADH dehydrogenase [ubiquinone] 1 alpha subcomplex assembly factor 3 isoform X3 codes for MFIEGYTSRGFTISGDLVVGPCAILPRAILQWNVGSYRDISYESLSLFRLLEPQIEILVLGTGDRVERLHPTVLKQMRECGIAVEVQDTPNACATFNFLTSEKRVAAAGLIPPRGTYMGT; via the exons ATGTTCATCGAGGGCTACACCAGCCGCGGCTTCACCATCAGCGGGGACCTGGTGGTGGGGCCCTGCGCCATCCTGCCCCGCGCCATCCTCCAGTGGAAC GTTGGCTCCTACAGGGACATCTCGTATGAGAGCCTGTCGCTATTCCGGCTGCTGGAGCCCCAGATAG AGATCCTGGTGCTGGGCACAGGAGACAGGGTGGAGCGGCTCCACCCCACCGTGCTGAAGCAGATGCGGGAGTGCGGGATCGCTGTGGAGGTGCAGGACACG CCAAATGCGTGCGCAACCTTCAACTTCTTAACAAGTGAAAAGCGTGTGGCAGCTGCTGGGCTCATCCCTCCACGGGGCACCTACATGGGGACATAG
- the WDR6 gene encoding tRNA (34-2'-O)-methyltransferase regulator WDR6: MSGGRGGGGGAAKMESVALVAPVTALEFAGDVLLAGTGPEVAAFRLSGGGPAAAAGRRSVLREASVQGLRAEPGPGPAGGAVVRVAAFGGRWLAVLAVRRGGPGGGARLAACGGGAARELGARVWEARWAAGGRLALALGGGAVALYEWRGGGRWLRRASCGGAGALRCAALAGTGWARLALAAGTAAGPVVVWRAAAAAAPRRRLLGHRGAVLALCYAAPRGLLASASEDRSVRLWAVGELGGDGEGSCLLVCYGHGARVAAVALRGPRPVSAGEDGACLEWGGGGGVRRARRGHRGALRALALRPAGACLATGGDDGGVRLWRPRRAAPDAAPAPPAAAALGAPGRPRAVLLAGPRRVLALGEAGGLAAYEAAAGRWVPVLSPAAAAGPRGVLAAVPLPGAAEALCALAGGDGRLLLFALGRPGAVAGLRLFEGAVRGLGWAPCPGLAPDAALLASGPDGEMLWLEVAHRPGQAPRVRLRGRYLLPPCKQRWHTCAAFLPQGGLLVCGDRRGSLLLFPCSSSPGLAVESTGIADGGTNPVSEDSGSGSEPSCLSCKGALPLEAPLSVLFGLHGKTGVTSVTCHGGYIYSTGRDGCYRQLRLQGQQLEVLRKHRPCKGLQWIEELRFTPDGDLLVLGFHADNFVVWSSRTGENLRCIPCGGGHRSWSYCSSPSAEAFAFIKSGDVMLYRCEAEPREQQVLLASLHGREIACVRHLGVVEVPGHAALNIFVTGSEDTTACVLALSEHSRAAVPLARLSDHISSVRALALASPAGPSDEGLSALLFSAGGRAQMECYRLLCAGDPASKSAVTCQVVHVASHRLDEHWERKKNRHKLVKMDPETRYMSLSVVPGTSSEQLPTPWKFLAAACSDGSVRVFGLLEAARKLVLVAESFHHQRCVLKVEAFLHTQAGEERRHLLCSAATDGSVAFWDITSPIADATDALHRAEGEMQPLALGAPLLTVVAHSCGVNSLHVHETPEGQYLVASGSDDGSIHVCLLEVALDGGEAAAGTCLRILERTARLCAHAAHVTGIRVLRPDLLLSASVDQRLTLWHRGPGGLDALNTTFFHVPDLAELDCWEVAEAGGELRYCCVLCGQGLEMLHGVAPSKPPPPEAPQ; the protein is encoded by the exons AtgagcggcgggcggggcggcggcggcggcgccgccaaGATGGAGTCGGTGGCGCTGGTGGCGCCGGTGACGGCGCTGGAGTTCGCGGGGGACGTGCTGCTGGCGG GCACGGGCCCGGAGGTGGCGGCGTTCCGGCTgagcggcggcgggccggcggcggcggcgggccggcggaGCGTGCTGCGTGAGGCCAGCGTGCAGGGGCTGCGggccgagcccggccccggccccgccggcggggcggtgGTGCGGGTGGCGGCCTTCGGCGGGCGCTGGCTGGCGGTGCtggcggtgcggcgcggcgggccgggcggcggggcgcggctgGCGGcgtgcggcggcggggcggcgcgggagCTGGGGGCGCGGGTGTGGGAGGCGCGgtgggcggcgggcgggcggctggcgctggcgctgggcggcggggccgtggcgcTCTACGagtggcggggcggcgggcgctggctgCGGCGGGCgagctgcggcggggccggggcgctgcgctgcgccgcgctggcggggacgggctgggcgcgGCTGGCGCTGGCggccggcacggcggcggggCCCGTGGTGGtgtggcgggcggcggcggcggcggccccgcggcggcggctgctggggCACCGGGGCGCGGTGCTGGCGCTCTGCTACGCGGCGCCGCGGGGGCTGCTGGCCTCCGCCTCCGAGGACCGCAGCGTGCGGCTCTGGGCCGTGGGCGAGCTgggcggggacggggagggctcctgcctgctggtgTGCTACGGCCACGGGGCGCGGGTGGCCGCCGTCGCGCTGCGGGGGCCGCGCCCGGTCAGCGCCGGGGAGGACGGCGCCTGCCTGGagtggggcggcggcggcggcgtgcggcgggcgcggcgcgggcacCGCGGGGCCCTGCGCGCCCTGGCCCTGCGCCCCGCCGGCGCCTGCCTCGCCACGGGCGGCGACGACGGCGGCGTCCGGCTctggcggccccggcgggcggctccggacgcggccccggccccgccggcggcggcggcgctgggggccccggggcggccgcgggccgtgctgctggcggggccgcggcgggtgCTGGCGCTGGGCGAggcgggcgggctggcggcgtacgaggcggcggcggggcgctgggTGCCGGTGctgtcccccgccgccgccgccgggccccgcggggtGCTGGCGGCCGTCCCCCTGCCCGGCGCGGCCGAGGCGCTCTGCGCCCTGGCCGGCGGCGACGGGCGCCTCCTCCTCTTCGCCctgggccgccccggggccgtcGCCGGGCTGAGGCTGTTCGAGGGGGCCGTgcgcgggctgggctgggccccctgccccgggctggccCCCGACGCCGCCCTCCTGGCCTCCGGGCCCGACGGGGAGATGCTCTGGCTGGAGGTCGCCCACCGCCCCGGGCAGGCACCCCGGGTGCGGCTGAGGGGACGCTACCTGCTGCCCCCCTGCAAGCAGCGCTGGCACACCTGCGCGGCCttcctgccccagggagggctTCTGGTCTGCGGGGACCGCCggggctccctcctcctcttcccttgcagcagctccccggggctggcCGTGGAAAGCACGGGCATCGCCGATGGCGGCACCAACCCAGTCAGCGAGGACTCCGGCAGCGGGTCGGAACCCTCTTGCTTGTCATGCAAAGGGGCTCTTCCCCTTGAGGCCCCGCTGTCCGTGCTCTTTGGGCTCCACGGGAAGACGGGGGTTACCTCGGTGACCTGCCATGGGGGCTACATTTACAGCACGGGTCGGGATGGCTGCTACCGCCAGCTCCGcctgcagggccagcagctggaggTCCTGCGGAAGCACAGGCCCTGCAAAGGGCTGCAGTGGATCGAGGAGCTGCGCTTCACCCCAGATGGGGACCTGCTCGTGCTGGGATTTCACGCTGACAACTTTGTGGTGTGGAGCAGCAGGACCGGCGAGAACCTCCGCTGCATCCCCTGCGGCGGGGGGCACCGCTCCTGGAGCTACTGCAGCAGCCCCTCGGCTGAGGCCTTCGCCTTCATTAAGTCCGGGGACGTGATGCTGTACCGCTGCGAGGCCGAGCCCCGCGAGCAGCAGGTGCTCCTGGCGTCCCTGCACGGGCGGGAGATCGCCTGCGTGCGGCACCTGGGGGTGGTGGAGGTGCCCGGCCATGCCGCCCTCAACATCTTTGTCACCGGCAGCGAGGACACCACGGCCTGTGTCCTGGCGCTCAGTGAGCACTCCCGGGCGGCCGTGCCCCTTGCCCGGCTCAGCGACCACATCTCCAGCGTGAGGGCGCTGGCGCTGGCCAGCCCCGCAGGACCCAGCGACGAGGGCTTGTCTGccctgctcttctctgcaggCGGCCGGGCACAGATGGAGTGCTACCGGCTGCTGTGTGCTGGGGACCCAGCCTCCAAGAGCGCCGTGACCTGCCAGGTTGTCCATGTGGCCTCCCACCGGCTGGATGAGCACTGGGAGCGGAAGAAGAACAGGCACAAGCTCGTGAAGATGGACCCGGAGACGAG GTACATGTCCCTCTCAGTCGTGCCCGGGACCAGCTCCGAGCAGCTGCCAACACCCTGGAAgttcctggctgctgcctgcagtgatGGATCGGTCCG GGTCTTtgggctgctggaggctgcccGGAAGCTGGTGCTGGTGGCGGAGTCGTTTCACCACCAGCGCTGCGTGCTGAAGGTGGAGGCGTTCCTGCACacgcaggcaggagaggagag GAGGCACCTCCTGTGCAGTGCAGCCACCGACGGCAGTGTCGCCTTCTGGGACATCACCAGCCCCATCGCAGATGCGACGGACGCCCTGCACCGAGCGGAGGGAGAGATGCAGCCCCTGG CCCTGGGCGCCCCGCTGCTCACCGTCGTGGCCCACAGCTGTGGCGTGAACAGCCTCCACGTCCACGAGACGCCGGAGGGACAGTACCTGGTGGCCAGCGGCAGCGATGACGGCTCCATCCACGTCTGCCTGCTGGAGGTGGCCCTGGACGGGGGCGAGGCCGCAGCGGGGACCTGCCTGCGCATCCTGGAGCGGACGGCCAGGCTCTGCGCCCACGCCGCCCACGTGACGGGGATCCGGGTGCTGCGGCCGgacctgctgctctctgcctctgtggACCAGCGCCTGACGCTGTGGCACCGGGGCCCGGGCGGGCTGGACGCGCTCAACACCACCTTCTTCCACGTGCCCGACCTGGCTGAGCTGGACTGCTGGGAGGTGGCAGAGGCCGGGGGGGAGCTGCGGTACTGCTGCGTGCTCTGCGGGCAGGGCCTGGAGATGCTGCATGGCGTGGCCCCCTCCAAGCCCCCTCCACCGGAGGCTCCCCAGTAA
- the LOC142415786 gene encoding secreted frizzled-related protein 5-like isoform X1, whose amino-acid sequence MVTAHRRHPSRLGGPWLLGLLARLLLCSSPGAWASYLRRSSSCTPIPHHMALCYDIGYSEMRIPNLLEHETMPEVIQQSSSWLPLLARECHPDARIFLCSLFAPICLDRLIYPCRSLCEAVKRSCAPVMACYGYPWPEILNCNKFPADHELCIAAVSTDENSSSRRTVPRASCKDCELEEASTAREILENLCANDFAVKIRILRKNVTTTISDFDLDPSRVEVLKHGPLLRTEIPARLQQWLDIDATCVHNIMRGTHAGVFVVSGEVQSDKVVVNKAYAWQKKNRNLHQAVRRWKHHRCPEQAGRKV is encoded by the exons ATGGTCACGGCCCACCGCAGGCACCCCTCGAGGCTGGGTGGCCCATGGCTGCTGGGTCTCCTGGCacgcctgctgctctgcagctctccaggaGCCTGGGCGAGCTACCTGAGGAGATCCTCCAGCTGCACGCCCATTCCACATCACATGGCCTTGTGCTACGATATTGGCTACTCTGAGATGAGGATTCCTAACCTGCTGGAGCACGAGACCATGCCAGAAGTGATCCAGCAGTCTTCCAGCTGGCTGCCCTTGCTGGCCAGGGAATGCCACCCGGATGCTAGGAttttcctctgctccctctttGCACCAATCTGCTTGGACAG gctcaTCTACCCCTGCCGCAGCCTGTGCGAAGCCGTCAAGAGAAGCTGCGCACCCGTCATGGCTTGTTACGGCTACCCCTGGCCCGAAATCCTGAACTGCAACAAGTTTCCTGCAGATCATGAACTGTGCATCGCGGCAGTCTCCACAGATGAAAATTCCTCGAGCAGGAGAA CAGTGCCCCGAGCCAGCTGCAAGGACTGTGAGCTTGAGGAGGCCAGCACTGCCAGGGAGATCCTGGAAAACCTCTGTGCCAATGATTTTG CAGTGAAAATCCGAATCCTGAGGAAGAACGTGACCACGACCATCTCGGACTTCGACCTGGACCCCTCCAGGGTGGAGGTCCTGAAGCATGGCCCGCTCCTCAGAACCGAAATCCCCGCCAGGCTCCAGCAGTGGCTGGACATAGATGCTACCTGTGTCCACAACATCATGAGAGGCACTCACGCAGGGGTCTTCGTTGTAAGTGGCGAAGTACAAAGTGACAAAGTGGTGGTGAACAAGGCCTACGCCTGGCAGAAGAAGAACAGGAACCTGCACCAGGCGGTGCGGAGGTGGAAACATCACCGCTGCCCTGAACAGGCTGGCCGGAAGGTCTGA
- the NDUFAF3 gene encoding NADH dehydrogenase [ubiquinone] 1 alpha subcomplex assembly factor 3 isoform X1: MAVAALRLLGPAARRAAGGVPCRAHRLTPADDELYQRTRVTVLEPESPSTMFIEGYTSRGFTISGDLVVGPCAILPRAILQWNVGSYRDISYESLSLFRLLEPQIEILVLGTGDRVERLHPTVLKQMRECGIAVEVQDTPNACATFNFLTSEKRVAAAGLIPPRGTYMGT, from the exons ATGGCGGTGGCGGCGCTGCGGCTGCTGGGCCCGGCGGCACGGCGGGCCGCGGGCGG CGTGCCGTGCCGGGCTCACCGCCTCACACCGGCGGATGACGAGCTCTACCAGCGGACGCGGGTGACGGTGCTGGAGCCGGAGTCCCCCAGCACCATGTTCATCGAGGGCTACACCAGCCGCGGCTTCACCATCAGCGGGGACCTGGTGGTGGGGCCCTGCGCCATCCTGCCCCGCGCCATCCTCCAGTGGAAC GTTGGCTCCTACAGGGACATCTCGTATGAGAGCCTGTCGCTATTCCGGCTGCTGGAGCCCCAGATAG AGATCCTGGTGCTGGGCACAGGAGACAGGGTGGAGCGGCTCCACCCCACCGTGCTGAAGCAGATGCGGGAGTGCGGGATCGCTGTGGAGGTGCAGGACACG CCAAATGCGTGCGCAACCTTCAACTTCTTAACAAGTGAAAAGCGTGTGGCAGCTGCTGGGCTCATCCCTCCACGGGGCACCTACATGGGGACATAG
- the NDUFAF3 gene encoding NADH dehydrogenase [ubiquinone] 1 alpha subcomplex assembly factor 3 isoform X2, giving the protein MAVAALRLLGPAARRAAGGYGVPCRAHRLTPADDELYQRTRVTVLEPESPSTMFIEGYTSRGFTISGDLVVGPCAILPRAILQWNVGSYRDISYESLSLFRLLEPQIEILVLGTGDRVERLHPTVLKQMRECGIAVEVQDTPNACATFNFLTSEKRVAAAGLIPPRGTYMGT; this is encoded by the exons ATGGCGGTGGCGGCGCTGCGGCTGCTGGGCCCGGCGGCACGGCGGGCCGCGGGCGGGtacgg CGTGCCGTGCCGGGCTCACCGCCTCACACCGGCGGATGACGAGCTCTACCAGCGGACGCGGGTGACGGTGCTGGAGCCGGAGTCCCCCAGCACCATGTTCATCGAGGGCTACACCAGCCGCGGCTTCACCATCAGCGGGGACCTGGTGGTGGGGCCCTGCGCCATCCTGCCCCGCGCCATCCTCCAGTGGAAC GTTGGCTCCTACAGGGACATCTCGTATGAGAGCCTGTCGCTATTCCGGCTGCTGGAGCCCCAGATAG AGATCCTGGTGCTGGGCACAGGAGACAGGGTGGAGCGGCTCCACCCCACCGTGCTGAAGCAGATGCGGGAGTGCGGGATCGCTGTGGAGGTGCAGGACACG CCAAATGCGTGCGCAACCTTCAACTTCTTAACAAGTGAAAAGCGTGTGGCAGCTGCTGGGCTCATCCCTCCACGGGGCACCTACATGGGGACATAG
- the DALRD3 gene encoding LOW QUALITY PROTEIN: DALR anticodon-binding domain-containing protein 3 (The sequence of the model RefSeq protein was modified relative to this genomic sequence to represent the inferred CDS: deleted 1 base in 1 codon), which produces MAARPVRPARAQDGRPGALRAAPKMAAARRLREPGRASGAVMSLPACSGGSGGRAPMETGEGRPGVAATLRALNGALGRPAALWVKESGARNLRHRDFLAPRAALSAAFPGGQVPPDVVAGVTSLGGPGVLAVRGCQQTPAGLAVQVRRPEAFQRLLGPLPAPAPAPAPAPAPAPAGWAVLHCPALRGPAALRPRHLRPLLLADHLAQLLRAQGVGVRLVPALAEEGSREVLRQLRVDWPSGSGGSALPDAVAALKRALGRSPCSTACEQGPGTAALPEDVICKVHLRSFVEQQGLVGYDPNLDVLLVTEGKLRSLAELQQAVLQCTAGGQGSCCSIVHVVSCEEEFQQQQLDLLWRILDPGAHTALQKHLVCGPVKVTNPSSPIGADQYFQLRKRQMYKASVMKYGELAQDEAWTEVIDTLTVAAIRFEMLSTAHRSQITLDLEDSSISTKGTKSGAFVMYNCARLATLFDTYQRAVEQGTYPPLPPASELNFSCLREEGEWLLLFNYLLPFPEVLQQAAQLPTPTKEIRITANTETVCKFLIQLSMDFSSYYNRVHVLGEPFPHLFDQMFARLRLLGAVRDVFHSALATLHLPPLSQI; this is translated from the exons Atggccgcc cgccccgtccgACCCGCCCGCGCCCAAGATGGCCGCCCGGGAGCGCTGCGCGCCGCGCCCAAGatggcggccgcccgccgcctgcGAGAGCCGGGGAGGGCGAGCGGGGCGGTGATGTCACTTCCGGCCTGCAGCGGCGGAAGCGGCGGCCGGGCGCCCATGGAGACGGGCGAGGGCCGGCCGGGGGTGGCGGCGACGCTGCGGGCGCTGAACGGGGCGCTGGGGCGGCCCGCCGCGCTCTGGGTGAAGGAGAGCGGCGCCCGCAACCTGCGGCACCGGGACTTCCTGGCGCCGCGGGCCGCGCTGAGCGCCGCCTTCCCCGGGGGGCAG GTGCCTCCTGACGTCGTGGCGGGCGTGACGTCATTGGGAGGCCCGGGGGTGCTGGCGGTGCGGGGCTGCCAGCAGACGCCGGCGGGGTTGGCCGTGCAGGTGCGGCGCCCCGAGGCCTTCCAGCGCCTGCTGGGgcccctgccggccccggccccggccccggccccggccccggccccggccccggcggggtgGGCCGTGCTGCACTGCCCGGCcctgcgcggccccgccgccctgcggCCCCGACACCTCCGCCCCCTCCTGCTGGCCGACCACCTGGCCCAGCTGCTGCGCGCCCAGGG GGTCGGCGTCCGGCTGGTGCCTGCCCTCGCCGAGGAGGGGAGCCGGGAGGTCCTGCGGCAGCTCCGCGTCGACTGGCCCTCCGGCTCCGGTGGTTCGGCCCTCCCTGACGCCGTCGCGGCCTTGAAGCGAGCGCTCGGCCGGTccccctgcagcacagcctgtgAGCAGGGGCCGGGCACAGCCGCGCTGCCTGAGGATGTCATCTGTAAAGTGCACTTGAGGAGCTTCGTGGAGCAGCAGGGCTTGGTGGGCTATGACCCCAATCTAGATGTCCTTCTCG TGACGGAGGGGAAGCTGCGgtccctggctgagctgcagcaagCCGTTCTGCAGTGCACG GCTGGAGGccaggggagctgctgcagcatcGTGCATGTGGTGAGCTGCGAGGAAGaattccagcagcagcagctggatcTGCTCTGGAGGATTTTGGATCCAGGAGCCCACACAGCTTTGCAG aAACACCTCGTCTGTGGGCCGGTGAAGGTGACAAACCCCTCATCGCCCATCGGGGCAGACCAGTACTTCCA GCTCCGAAAGCGCCAGATGTACAAAGCCTCCGTGATGAAGTACGGGGAGCTTGCACAAG ATGAGGCCTGGACTGAGGTGATCGATACCCTCACAGTGGCTGCTATCAGGTTTGAGATGCTGAGCACTGCTCACCGCAGTCAG ATCACCCTGGACCTGGAGGACAGCAGCATCTCCACGAAGGGAACCAAGAGCGGCGCCTTTGTGATGTACAACTGTGCGCGGCTGGCCACGCTCTTCGACACCTACCAGCGGGCTGTGGAGCAGG GCACGTACCCACCTCTGCCACCAGCGTCAGAACTGAACTTCTCCTGCCTCCGGGAAGAG GGTGAATGGCTCCTGCTCTTCAACTATCTCCTGCCCTTCCCTGAagtcctgcagcaggcagcacagctgcccaCACCCACCAAGGAGATCCGGATCACAGCCAACACAGAGACA GTGTGCAAGTTCCTGATCCAGCTCAGCATGGATTTCAGCTCCTACTACAACCGGGTCCACGTCCTGGGG GAGCCGTTCCCTCATCTCTTTGACCAGATGTTTGCCCGCCTCCGGCTGCTGGGGGCAGTGAGGGATGTGTTCCACAGCGCGCTGGCAACTCTGCACCTCCCTCCTCTCAGCCAGATCTGA